One Esox lucius isolate fEsoLuc1 chromosome 1, fEsoLuc1.pri, whole genome shotgun sequence genomic region harbors:
- the mmp28 gene encoding matrix metalloproteinase-28 — protein sequence MSFRVSPSQSKLRHIGAWILTVLVLRSTVCTPPSTKRAIDTDDAEGFLEKYGYLSHLHQDEHIHNAAEVKTAVSEFQWLSHLPVTGQLDSATLKQMGTPRCGVKDEGSHQLWAQRVNSVFTGKMASSGPRFRRKRSAQPGEKWYKRHLTYRIVNWPRHLASGPVRLAVRAAFQLWSNVSGLAFQEVPEGPTDIRLAFYEGEHNDGASNAFDGPGGALAHAFFPCRGEAHFDMAERWTLNGHKGHNLFMVTAHEIGHTLGLEHSPVRHSLMSPYYRKPGRSLVLSWDDVTAVQQLYGKPPGGLLRRLPGHVFSTALQEWELAEDSEGRSGPAQPLYCRGVFDAITMDTNQTVLVFRGGVYWTVSAEGNVSVPLPLQQRWPHLPLGIQAAAFSPLDSKWYFFKGKGMWRYSGSVLDPGFPKRSKELGLPRHPDCAFYYAPLGHMVLFKGSRYSVLNLHTLRSEPYYPRKLADWIGVPQGTNGVVTRPDGLHYFFREQQYWRFDPVKVRVTREGHWARDLKWTGCRRKTHQGNNIL from the exons ATGAGTTTTCGAGTCTCTCCGAGTCAAAGTAAGTTGCGGCATATTGGTGCATGGATCCTAACCGTTCTGGTACTGAGGTCAACTGTTTGCACTCCTCCGTCCACCAAGCGGGCGATCGATACCGATGACGCAGAA GGCTTCCTGGAAAAATATGGCTACCTGTCACATCTACACCAGGACGAACACATACACAATGCAGCTGAGGTTAAAACAGCAGTCAG TGAGTTCCAGTGGCTGTCCCACTTGCCAGTCACCGGACAGCTGGACAGTGCCACCCTGAAGCAGATGGGCACGCCTCGGTGTGGGGTGAAAGATGAGGGTAGCCACCAACTCTGGGCCCAGAGAGTGAACTCTGTCTTTACAGGCAAAATGGCCTCCAGTGGGCCCCGATTCCGCAGAAAACGCTCTGCACAGCCAG GTGAAAAGTGGTACAAGCGTCACCTAACCTACAGGATAGTGAACTGGCCTCGTCACCTTGCCTCTGGCCCTGTACGACTGGCGGTACGCGCCGCCTTCCAGCTGTGGAGCAACGTGTCGGGTCTGGCCTTCCAGGAGGTCCCTGAGGGCCCCACGGACATTCGCCTGGCTTTCTACGAAGGAGAGCACAATGACGGGGCGAGCAACGCCTTCGACGGTCCAG GAGGAGCTCTGGCACACGCCTTCTTTCCTTGTCGAGGGGAGGCCCACTTCGACATGGCAGAGAGGTGGACGCTAAATGGACACAAAGGCCACAACCTGTTCATGGTGACAGCCCACGAGATAGGCCACACCCTGGGGCTGGAGCACTCACCAGTGCGCCACTCTCTCATGTCCCCTTACTACAGGAAGCCGGGCCGCTCCCTGGTCCTCAGCTGGGATGACGTCACTGCAGTACAACAACTATATG GAAAGCCTCCAGGGGGTCTGTTGCGGAGGTTACCGGGACATGTTTTCAGCACAGCCCTGCAGGAGTGGGAGCTGGCTGAGGACTCAGAGGGCCGTTCTGGCCCGGCCCAGCCCCTCTACTGCCGGGGAGTCTTTGACGCCATCACTATGG ACACGAACCAGACGGTGCTGGTGTTCCGGGGCGGTGTGTACTGGACGGTGTCAGCAGAGGGAAATGTGAGcgtccctctgcctctccagcAGCGCTGGCCCCACCTTCCTCTGGGTATCCAGGCAGCTGCCTTCTCCCCCCTGGACAGCAAGTGGTACTTCTTCAAAG gTAAGGGGATGTGGCGTTACTCAGGCAGTGTCCTGGATCCTGGTTTTCCTAAGAGGAGTAAAGAGTTGGGCCTCCCACGCCACCCAGACTGCGCTTTCTACTACGCACCCCTGGGACACATGGTCCTCTTCAAGGGGTCCCGCTACTCTGTGCTCAACCTGCACACGCTGAGGTCCGAGCCTTACTATCCCCGCAAGCTGGCAGACTGGATCGGGGTGCCCCAGGGGACCAACGGGGTGGTGACCCGTCCTGACGGGCTCCATTATTTCTTCAGGGAGCAGCAGTACTGGAGGTTTGACCCGGTGAAGGTGCGCGTGACCAGGGAGGGCCATTGGGCGCGGGACTTGAAATGGACAGGCTGCAGGCGTAAGACCCACCAGGGCAACAACATCCTGTGA